The proteins below come from a single Cupriavidus pauculus genomic window:
- a CDS encoding NIPSNAP family protein, protein MYYEMRTYTVQIGKMKDYLKHFEKEGLPVISRYAKLVGWWYTEIGELNQVVHIWAYESLDDRIARRNALYEDKDWLEKFVPVAFPMLVNMESKLLRPADFSPIK, encoded by the coding sequence ATGTATTACGAAATGCGAACGTACACGGTCCAGATCGGCAAGATGAAGGACTATCTGAAACACTTCGAGAAGGAGGGCCTGCCCGTCATCTCGCGCTACGCGAAGCTCGTCGGCTGGTGGTACACCGAGATCGGCGAGCTGAACCAGGTCGTGCACATCTGGGCGTACGAAAGCCTCGACGACCGCATCGCGCGCCGCAATGCGCTGTACGAGGACAAGGACTGGCTCGAGAAATTCGTGCCCGTGGCGTTTCCGATGCTGGTCAACATGGAGTCGAAGCTGCTGCGTCCCGCCGACTTCTCGCCAATCAAATAA
- a CDS encoding LysR family transcriptional regulator has product MRSTPLPSLATIASRLRLKQLRLLIALDNHGSLHKAADEIAISQPGATKALREIEDILGMALFERQPKGLVANELGQCVTRYARLIYSDLEHLHAEITAIAHGHGGHLAVGVIMGAIPLLTRAIAALRAEQPHLSVEIIENTSATLLALLDEGRIDLALCRCGVSRRPGAYECMALEMEPLAVVAAPSHRLAGAAALELADLAGLPWMAYPVNTPMRNTLERELGDAGIDLPRYPLETASAFAMLTMLQETPDLVAVMPRAVAEFGERFGMLVRLPVPMRALEDPYGVITRTGAQLSPGARLLIDALRAHRTAPLPDDDAA; this is encoded by the coding sequence ATGCGTTCCACGCCCCTGCCCTCCCTCGCCACCATCGCGTCGCGCCTGCGCCTCAAGCAGTTGCGGCTGCTGATCGCGCTCGACAATCACGGTTCGCTGCACAAGGCCGCCGACGAGATCGCCATTTCGCAGCCGGGCGCCACCAAGGCGCTCCGCGAGATCGAGGACATCCTCGGCATGGCGTTGTTCGAGCGGCAGCCCAAGGGGCTCGTGGCCAACGAACTCGGCCAGTGCGTGACACGCTATGCGCGGCTGATCTACAGCGACCTCGAGCACCTGCATGCGGAGATCACCGCGATTGCCCACGGTCATGGCGGGCACCTCGCGGTGGGCGTGATCATGGGCGCCATTCCGCTGCTGACCCGCGCGATCGCCGCCTTGCGCGCGGAACAGCCGCATCTGTCGGTCGAGATCATCGAGAACACCAGCGCCACGCTGCTTGCACTCCTCGACGAAGGTCGCATCGACCTCGCCCTTTGTCGATGCGGCGTAAGCCGTCGTCCGGGCGCGTACGAGTGCATGGCGCTGGAAATGGAACCGCTGGCCGTCGTCGCCGCGCCATCGCACCGGCTGGCCGGCGCCGCGGCGCTGGAGCTGGCCGATCTGGCCGGCCTGCCGTGGATGGCATATCCGGTAAACACGCCGATGCGCAATACGCTCGAGCGCGAACTCGGCGACGCGGGCATCGACCTGCCCCGCTATCCGCTCGAAACTGCCTCCGCGTTCGCAATGCTGACGATGCTGCAGGAAACGCCGGACCTCGTCGCGGTGATGCCGCGCGCGGTGGCCGAGTTCGGCGAACGCTTCGGCATGCTCGTGCGGCTGCCCGTCCCGATGCGCGCGCTGGAAGATCCGTATGGCGTGATCACGCGCACCGGCGCGCAACTGTCGCCGGGCGCGCGCCTGCTCATCGATGCGTTGCGGGCGCACCGGACGGCGCCCCTTCCCGACGACGACGCCGCCTGA
- a CDS encoding aldehyde dehydrogenase (NADP(+)), protein MTIRHFQQFINGGQVAASGVVLYSVDATTGERLPYTFREATAGEVAAAASAAAAAYPAFRALSPERRARFLDAIADGLDALDAGFIELVCRESALPPARIAGERARTSGQLRLFATVLRRGDYLGARIDLAQPQRKPLPRADLRQYRIGVGPVAVFGASNFPLAFSTAGGDTASALAAGCPVVFKAHPSHMATAAMVAEVIVAAADRTEMPAGVFNMIYGDRVGEPLVKHPEIRAVGFTGSLRGGRALCDMAAARPHPIPVFAEMSSVNPVLLMPHALERRGATIATQLAASVALGAGQFCTNPGLVLAVRSPALGAFVEHLQAAITGIAPQVMLNTAGLAHYQQGVGRFADTPGMMLLAQGVAETGRAPAQLWRADSALLFQADGRLQQEVFGPCTVLVEFDDAEQLHKAVQALEGQLTATVIAEREDLAGAGALVAVLEEKAGRLLINAYPTGVEVCDAMVHGGPYPATSDARGTSVGTLAIDRFLRPVCYQDFDDALLPEALRDGNPLAIERLVNGVRTRDAVVRPQ, encoded by the coding sequence ATGACCATCCGGCATTTCCAGCAATTCATCAACGGCGGGCAGGTCGCCGCCAGCGGCGTCGTGCTTTATAGCGTGGACGCCACCACGGGCGAGCGTCTGCCCTACACGTTCCGCGAGGCCACGGCGGGCGAAGTGGCCGCGGCGGCCAGCGCGGCCGCGGCGGCCTACCCGGCCTTTCGCGCACTGTCGCCGGAGCGCCGCGCGCGCTTTCTCGACGCCATTGCCGATGGTCTCGACGCGCTCGATGCCGGCTTTATCGAACTGGTCTGCCGCGAGTCCGCGCTGCCGCCGGCGCGCATCGCCGGCGAGCGCGCGCGCACGAGCGGTCAGTTGCGGCTGTTCGCCACCGTGCTGCGGCGCGGCGACTACCTGGGCGCGCGCATCGACCTCGCGCAGCCGCAACGCAAGCCGCTGCCGCGCGCGGACCTGCGCCAGTACCGCATTGGCGTCGGCCCCGTGGCCGTGTTCGGCGCGAGCAACTTCCCGCTGGCCTTCTCGACGGCGGGCGGCGATACCGCGTCGGCACTCGCGGCCGGTTGCCCGGTCGTGTTCAAGGCTCACCCGAGCCATATGGCAACGGCCGCGATGGTGGCGGAGGTCATCGTCGCCGCGGCGGACCGCACGGAGATGCCCGCCGGCGTGTTCAACATGATCTATGGAGACCGCGTGGGCGAGCCGCTGGTCAAGCATCCGGAGATTCGTGCGGTCGGCTTCACGGGGTCGTTGCGCGGCGGCCGCGCGCTCTGCGACATGGCGGCGGCGCGCCCGCATCCGATTCCGGTGTTTGCCGAGATGAGCAGCGTCAACCCGGTATTGCTGATGCCCCATGCGCTCGAACGGCGCGGCGCGACGATTGCCACGCAGCTCGCGGCGTCGGTCGCGCTGGGCGCCGGGCAGTTCTGCACGAACCCCGGGCTCGTGCTCGCGGTGCGTTCCCCGGCGCTCGGCGCGTTTGTCGAGCATCTGCAGGCGGCCATCACCGGTATTGCCCCGCAGGTCATGCTCAATACCGCGGGGCTTGCGCACTACCAGCAGGGGGTTGGACGCTTTGCCGATACGCCGGGCATGATGCTGCTCGCGCAAGGCGTGGCCGAGACCGGCCGCGCGCCGGCCCAACTGTGGCGTGCCGACAGCGCGCTGCTGTTTCAGGCGGATGGGCGATTGCAGCAGGAAGTGTTCGGTCCCTGCACGGTGCTCGTCGAGTTCGACGATGCCGAACAGCTGCACAAGGCCGTGCAGGCGCTAGAGGGCCAGCTCACGGCCACGGTGATCGCGGAGCGCGAGGACCTTGCCGGTGCCGGCGCGCTCGTTGCCGTGCTGGAAGAGAAAGCGGGCCGCCTGCTGATCAACGCCTACCCGACCGGCGTCGAGGTATGCGATGCGATGGTGCACGGCGGCCCGTATCCGGCCACGTCGGATGCGCGCGGCACGTCGGTAGGCACGCTGGCGATCGATCGTTTTCTGCGGCCCGTGTGCTATCAGGATTTCGACGACGCGCTGTTGCCCGAGGCATTGCGCGATGGCAATCCGCTAGCGATCGAGCGTCTGGTCAACGGCGTTCGCACGCGCGACGCCGTCGTCCGTCCACAATAG